From the Conexivisphaerales archaeon genome, the window AGGCATGCATGGCTTCGTAAAAAAGTTCGCTGAAGAAGGTTTGATGCCCAATCTTTCTTCGCTTATCGGTAACGGCGCCTTCTTCAAATCACTGCCTTCTTTGCCTGTAGATACACCGACAAACTGGACCACGCTGATGTCCTCTGCAAACAGTCTGACGCACGGAGTCGTAAGTTTCACAACGCATCTTCCAGGAGAGTCAGCAGAGGAGGGGCAGTACATCAGGAGGACACAGCATTCTTCGTTCATAAAATCTGAAATGTTATGGTCGACTCTGGAGAGAGCGGGGAGAAAAGTTGCTGTACTGAATTATCCTGTAGCATGGCCGAGCCAGCTGGAAAGAGGCACAGTGATAGGAGGCCTGACCCCAGGAGGCGATGTCTGGAGAATGGCAAAGCCCAAAATCTTTTCCACGGAAGAGCCTCTCAGTATCGCAAACAGTGTAAAGAAGACCAAGCCGAGCTTCATCCGGATTGAAGAAGGCCAGAAGAAGCTCGAGATAGAAACAAGAGAAGGTTCGCAAACTGTAAGCTTGGAATGCGATGGCTCTTCACTTACCCTCATCGGTCCCGATTACAGGGTAAGACTCTCAGAAGGGGAATGGTCGGACTGGATCTACACAGCCATAGGAAATGGGAAGAAGGGCGTATTCAGGGTTAAGCTGGTCAGGAACAAGGGCTGCAAGAATCTTACCATCTACTTTACCCAGCTTTTCAGCGCAGATGGATGGTGCAGCTCAAACGAGATTGAGGAGAAGGTAAAGGCCTTCTCAGGTCCCTACATTGAGGGTCTTGAGACACCATTTGTTTCAGACGACCCGAAGAGGCCCTATGGTCCTTCAAACCTATCACCTTCTTTTGTGCTGGAGCACGCCAAGATGCAGTCAGGCTGGTTCTCGAAGACTGGGGCTCTGCTGCTGAAGGAAGAGAGATACGACAGCCTGATAATGCACTACCATCTCATAGATAGTCTGAACCACACCTATCTCTCCTCGATGTGCAAGAGATTTCCTGCCTACGACGAAAGGGATGCGGAACTGGTTGAAAGGATCTACAGGGATTCCTATCATCTGATAGATGACATGATCGGAGAGCTCGTTCAAGCTGCAGGTAAAGAGACTTTGTACGTTGTTACTTCAGACCATTCAGCACTTCCCTGCTGGAAGTATGTTTCGGTCGAAGCAGCCTTGGCAAAGTCTGGGCTGGTCGTTTATGAAGAGAAAGGAGAAGGAAGGCTGGTTGCTGACATGAAGAGAAGCAGAGTCTTTGTCTACCATGACCCATTGCACCTATGGGTGAACCTGAAGGGCAGGGAGAAGAATGGAGTAGTAGAGAAATGGGAATACGAGTCTGTCGTTGAAGAAGCTATAGATGTACTCAACTCGATAAGGGACCCTGATACGAACGAGCGGGTTATGAAGGCTATCCTGAAGAAGAGCAGCTTTGGTAAGGGAAGGTCTGAGGAGAGGTTCGGTGATGCTTTCTTCTTCTTTAAGCCCGGATACTCAAACTGGGACGGTACTGTCTCCTCTCTCAAGTTCGACGCTATCGATGAAAGCAGGCTGAACGAAGAGGTAAGACTGAGCTATGATGTAGGAGGCCATCATACGACCTATCTACCGAATGAGACTTACGAAGGATTCGAAAACCATGCGTTTACAGTCATATCTGGAGAAGGTGTGAGGAACGAAACCCTTTATTCGATGCCTGAATTGAGAGACATTGCAGTTACTTTATGCCATCTGCTCGGGATAGATGCACCAAAAGATGCAGACGGCAGAGTGATATACGAGATACTTTAGCCTCAGCCCTTAACCGCTCCCAGTGTTAGACCCCTTGCAAGGTATTTCTGGGCATACAAACCGAGAATTATGCTTGGAAGCGCTGTGAAGAGGCCTGCAGCTGCAAGCCCTCCCCAGGCAAAGCTCTTCTCTATCACTACAAAGCTGGAGATGAAGACTGGCACAGTCTGTGCTCCAACTGGAGGAAAGCTGAAGTTGTAAGGCGAAAAGGTCAGTATTAGAGCATAGAGAAATTCGTTCCAGCAGGTGATGAAACCGAGTATGGATGTTGCTGTCAGGCCTGGGGTGACCATCTTCATAGCAACGTCGTAGAAGGCTCTCATCCTCGAAACCCCATCGACAAGCGCTGCCTCCTCTACCTCAACAGGCAGGTCATAGAAGTAGCCCATCATCATCCATGTTGCGAAAGGAACTGTGAAGCTAAGGTATGATAATGCCAGACCCCACCACGTGTCTATGAGGTGAAGCCTGATGATTATCTGGAAGAAAGGTATTATGAAAGAAGCTGCAGGCACCATAATCATGAAGAGGATCATTCTGCTGAACGTCTTTCCTCCCTTTGCGAACCTTACGATTGAATATGCTGCAGGGGCGCCTATCAGGAAGGTTCCAGCAAGAGTTGTTATTATCCCTACGGCGAAAGAGCTGACCATGTAGGGAATGCTGTTAAGCGCAGTGAGGCTGACAGCGCCGAATTCGCTCGGAGGGGCATAGTAATTCTCGAACGTTGGCCTTGTAGGGAAGAAGACTGGAGGGTACGAAAAGATATCGACGGACTGCTTTATCGATGTGATGAAGGTCCAGTAGATAGGGAATAGAAAATACACAAAGAACGCAGCAGCTATCAAAACGATTACTATCCTGCTGACTTTCATTTGTTCTTCTTCAACCCCAGATATTCCTCAATCCTGGTGAACTTTATCGTGACAGCTACTATCGCAAGCACTATCGCAAGAAAAAGTATGGATAGAGCGGCTGCAACATGAGGATTGTTGTAGACAAACCCCCATATGTAGATGTAGTAGCTCAGTACAGTCGTTGCAAGACCTGGGCCTCCACCCTCGAGCACATATATCAGATCAAACCCCTTAAGCACACCTATTGTGTCAAGCAGAAGCGCAACAACCAAAGCAGGTCTTATCATCGGCAGGGTTACATGCCTGAACATCTGCCATCTGGATGGCCCTTCGAGCATGGCAGCTTCATAGAGATGAGGAGGTACTGACTGAAGGGCTGCGAAGATTATCAGGAATACAAAAGGGGAATACCTCCAGACATCAGCAAGCACAACGCTCAGCAGAGCAAGGTTAGTACTTCCAAGCCAGTTCAGGGCAGGAAGTCCTAGCGACCTGAGGAAGAAATCTATAGGGCCGTAGTTGGTGTCGTAGAGCAGAAGAAACATGAGACCAGCTATTACAGGCGGGACCATGAGCGGAAG encodes:
- a CDS encoding alkaline phosphatase family protein; protein product: MRKLVFIGIDGGMHGFVKKFAEEGLMPNLSSLIGNGAFFKSLPSLPVDTPTNWTTLMSSANSLTHGVVSFTTHLPGESAEEGQYIRRTQHSSFIKSEMLWSTLERAGRKVAVLNYPVAWPSQLERGTVIGGLTPGGDVWRMAKPKIFSTEEPLSIANSVKKTKPSFIRIEEGQKKLEIETREGSQTVSLECDGSSLTLIGPDYRVRLSEGEWSDWIYTAIGNGKKGVFRVKLVRNKGCKNLTIYFTQLFSADGWCSSNEIEEKVKAFSGPYIEGLETPFVSDDPKRPYGPSNLSPSFVLEHAKMQSGWFSKTGALLLKEERYDSLIMHYHLIDSLNHTYLSSMCKRFPAYDERDAELVERIYRDSYHLIDDMIGELVQAAGKETLYVVTSDHSALPCWKYVSVEAALAKSGLVVYEEKGEGRLVADMKRSRVFVYHDPLHLWVNLKGREKNGVVEKWEYESVVEEAIDVLNSIRDPDTNERVMKAILKKSSFGKGRSEERFGDAFFFFKPGYSNWDGTVSSLKFDAIDESRLNEEVRLSYDVGGHHTTYLPNETYEGFENHAFTVISGEGVRNETLYSMPELRDIAVTLCHLLGIDAPKDADGRVIYEIL
- a CDS encoding carbohydrate ABC transporter permease; the encoded protein is MKVSRIVIVLIAAAFFVYFLFPIYWTFITSIKQSVDIFSYPPVFFPTRPTFENYYAPPSEFGAVSLTALNSIPYMVSSFAVGIITTLAGTFLIGAPAAYSIVRFAKGGKTFSRMILFMIMVPAASFIIPFFQIIIRLHLIDTWWGLALSYLSFTVPFATWMMMGYFYDLPVEVEEAALVDGVSRMRAFYDVAMKMVTPGLTATSILGFITCWNEFLYALILTFSPYNFSFPPVGAQTVPVFISSFVVIEKSFAWGGLAAAGLFTALPSIILGLYAQKYLARGLTLGAVKG
- a CDS encoding sugar ABC transporter permease translates to MGFSRTLGRDKTWFFLLLPAIAYFLLFFAYPLYNLFYNSLTSQSGSLTGQNFSYLLKDPYLPTVLWVTLLYVIGAVGLEMLAGISLAIVAQSLTSRVRGALQIIAILPLMVPPVIAGLMFLLLYDTNYGPIDFFLRSLGLPALNWLGSTNLALLSVVLADVWRYSPFVFLIIFAALQSVPPHLYEAAMLEGPSRWQMFRHVTLPMIRPALVVALLLDTIGVLKGFDLIYVLEGGGPGLATTVLSYYIYIWGFVYNNPHVAAALSILFLAIVLAIVAVTIKFTRIEEYLGLKKNK